TCTCGTCTTGTCTCTGTATTTAAAGATACAACTAGACCACCATTACCAGGACCATCCATATTTGCATTGCCTCAAGGAAGGGCAGGTTTTTATACTACTTTTCGTTCAGCCCTCTTTTGAATTTAAGAGAGAAAATCGGTGTATTTATACTACTTTTCGTTGTGAATCACGCGAAACTTTGTTTGTACTTTCGTACGAATGCATTACCGCATTTTGCATTAATTTGATGTGTTTTCCCCAAGTGTAGTTTGATTGTCGATGAAGTCATATAAGTTTGCTAATGCTGTAGGGGTCCCCCTTTTAAGAGAATGGAAGAAAGCTTGGGTTTTTAACCATGGTTTAAGGTATTACTCATTAGAATAAAACTAAATCCGAATCAAAATTGCTGcactttattgtttttatatatgttgTTTGGCTATAAAATTTCACATGGAGAACAAAAATTCACCTTGTAAACAAGTTATATAGCTTTCAGATACAAACTGACCACGCATGTAAATAAAATCTTTTACTGTCAAGTCTTTCTTAGTTAGTAATTCTGGTATAAATAATTGATATGTCTTTAAGTCCAAGTCCGCTACTATTAAGGTACTTTAACATCTTCATATTATCCGAGTTTAGCTGCTTGAAATGTTGAATGCATGGTCTAGTTCTTCATATCATCCGAGTTTAGGTTTTGGAAGCTTTTCAATAAGCTCAAATTTTTGCTCATCAACCTCAATGCCCAAGctagaaaagaaattcaatgccCCAATACAAAGCGCCCTCTTGCACCATGAAAGGAAATTTGTCCTAGTTCAACACTAAGTTTGTTTCTTCGACATCGTTTTAGCATGAGTCAAATTGTGAAGACAATCATCAAGGGAAGACACTCGAAGACAAAAAAGTCATCCACGATGGCGAAGCCACGCGAGGGTGAGGAGTGGCGATTGCCACTCCCCTTGTCGGAAAAACACGACTGGAACACGATTTAGCCCCTCGCCTCGCAGCTCGCTTGAAACCCTACTGGTTCTGCTGCTGCACAGCAAAGctgagttatatatatattttaaattccaGGCCAAAACGATGTCGTTTTGGTCTTGGTCAAAaagtttaattataaaatataaaaaaaaagaaacggcACCGTTTCGTTTatggtggaaaaaaaaaatataaagggaGGGACCGCGTGTTCCCTTTGCGCTCCCCTTCAGTCTTTCTCTCTATCATTTGCGACCTTTTCAACCCCCAATCAGAGAGCAAAGGTCGCTGCCCCCCAAGGGTCACCGGCCATGAACAGTATCAAATATCTCAGTTGTGAACAGCTCGTTGCAGACCAAAATATGTCGCTGTGGGGATCTATATGAATCCTTTCTCTTGATTGAAGATAAAGAAGGAAAAATGGAGTAAAAGAGGAGACATAATCGTGTTGTAAGAGCCTGCAAAGATTTCAACAAGCATCAAAAGTGTCGTAGAGGGTATTCATGCTATGTTTGCACCGGCCCTGGAGAAGCACATCTGGTATATTATAATGTTGAAAAGAATGGTGCAACATCCCATGGTTCTACAGAGTTGAGCTTGAGATTGCATGGCATAGGTTCCGGAGCACCCGTTGCAATGTTGGAGCTAGCTTATAAATTTTTGGGTAGACGAGATGGAGTCTTGCGTAATACCCATCTACGTTATTATGGAATAAAAGGGTCGGCTTGCAGGTCAGTGAGGAGGAAGCCATAGAGGCGGTGTGTGGAGTCCTATACCTTGCAGGTCTTAAGAGCATGAAAACTGGACCACCGTACGAGGCGCATGTGTTCCGTTGAGGGGTACAAAATTACTAATGGGCTGTGCTATTCACAGACGTTTGTTGGAAGCAGTGGGATATAACAAAGAAGTTGGTATGTGGAAAGAGAAATATGGCAGTGCTTTATTCGAAGGCATTACTCAAGAGAGAACCTTTGGAAAATGGTCACAACAAAGTATCCTTTTTTAGATGTTCATAGGCACGGACACCTTGCTCTTCTGGAAGGAGGATACGTCCTACATGTGGTTAAACTTGGGAGTGCTAGTAGCATCGAGAAAACGATGTAACATGCGACGACATCAAGTGTAACTGTACTTCCGGAGTTTATGGTGGAAAATTCAGAACTTAGTCGATCTCCCTTCTTTTTGGATTAGTGATTGGATTCTTTTAGGCACTCCAACGAATTGTCTCCAGCCCTCCTGATATAAACATTCGACGTCACTTTCCTCTTGTCCATCGTCATTGTGAAACTCAATCCGAAAACTCGCATTTCAATGTAATATGAATTTTCCACCACAAACTCCGCACTAGACATCGCCGCATGTTGCATCGTTTTCTCGATGCTACCAGCACTCCCAAGTTTAACCACATGTAGGACGTATCCTCCTTCCAGAAGAGCAAGAAGGTGTCCGTGCCTatgaaaatctaaaaaatgatACTTTGTTGTGACCATTTTCCAAAGGTTCTCTCTTGAGTAACGCCTTCGAATAAAGCACTGCCATATTTCTCTTTCCACATACCAACTTCTTTGTTATATCCCACTGCTTCCAACAAACGTCTGTTAATAGCACAGCCCATTAGTAATTTTGTACCCCTATACGGAACACATGCACCTCGTACGGTGGTCCAGTTTTCATGCTCTTAAGACCTGCAAGGTATAGGACTCCACACACCGCCTCTATGGCTTCCTCCTCACTGACCTGTAAGCCGACCCTTTTATTCCATAATAACGTAGACGGGTATTACGCAAGACTCCATCTCGTCTACCCAAAAATTTATAAGCTAGCTCCAACATTGCAACGGGTGCTCCAGAACCCATGCCATGCAATCCCAAGCTCAACTCTGTAGAACCATGGGATGTTGCACCATTCTTTTCAACATTATAATATACCAGATGTGCTTCTCCAGGGCCGGTGCAAACATAGCATGAATACCCTCTACGGCACTTTTGATGCTTGCTGAAATCTTTGCAGGCTCTTACAACACGATTATGTCTCCTCTTTTACTCCATTTTTCCTTCTTTATCTTCAATCAAGAGAAAGGATTCATATAGATCCCCACAGCGACATATTTTGGTCTGCAACGAGCTGTTCACAACTGAGATATTTGATACTGTTCATGGCCGgtgacccttgaatcaacagcCAACAAGGCAAAGCCTGGGAAGGAGAAGCAAAGGCATGTAGTGCCCTCCTGTCTTTGAAGTTCTTCAACAATTTTATCAAGAGACTCCTTTAAATGGCCCGTTGCAAGGCGAAGATATTGTTACTCATTTATAATTGAGTCAACCTGGTTATAACAACGTGACCATAAAAAAGTATGGAACTATATAAAGAAAATAGACATCAGATGTTCAGTTTCTTAGCTACAACTTGTCATTCAGCTCCTAGGCTTAAATTACCGATGCATAATCATACGGAATGGCGCTATCTGCTCAAATTATGGACAGAAGATAATGATGCCTTGCAGTCCTAATTtctctttataatttatatgaatTCATTTTTCAGGCGTTTGAATTCTTTAATTATAATGCACATATAATCTCGCCATGAAAGAAGTGGTAACTTACTCACATCTTCAAGCTCCTTGTCCATAGCGTATGCTTCAGCCTCTTCAACAATTCCATTGTTTTCCGTTACTGAAGGAATATCAAGTTCCATCACATAGATCGCGCAAGGACTACCAAGTCCAGAGGTCGTATGGTCATCAAAAGTGCTGTTAGACTTGCTCCCCACACGACTCTCATGAATGCAAACCTAGCGAAAacgtaaaaaaatattttaccaAGTTTATCCACTAGAGGCTCCCGCCTAATTCACTTAAGAGATACACTTGGCAGTCGTTATAAATCGTTAATTCTATAGAGTTAGTTGAGAACCTGCTCTGAAACAACAACTTTTGAAGGTTCTTTGAAATTTCTGCAGGTCTTTCTAGAAGCATTCGATGAAACTTTACTGCCACAATATTCCTACATTTAGAAACATCAAAACATTCAAAATCACAACCAAAACATTTCCGCACCGAAAAGAACTGAAACATAGGAATAATTACACTCGCACCATACTTTGAAATGTTCAAGGTAGAAAGCTTGGTTTTCTTCTTGGCAGGTTTATCAGGACAAAGTTTACTCCCTTCAACTGTAATGATCTTTGAGTTCCTCATAGACTCCAGGCTTGAAAGCATGGATTTAGGATTTACACATGTCTGCGCACTAGGTTTAATAGTCTTCTCGATTAAGCTGAAAGGATTTGCTTGACTGCTAGAAATCTCCACATGCCTAAGTACATATATTGACAATCAGACGTTTCACTAGAAGGTCCACTCGACCATTGATTATGTTGCTCAACAATGTACGAAATAAATTGTCGTGTGCATGAGAAATAAGCAGAGTCACATCTTTGGATAAGAACATCAGTCAAAAGAGCCACATTCTTAATGATAAGATATGCAAACTACAAGATGGATCAAGGTCTTTTATAAAAGCCTTACCTGAGATCATGAAGACTTTTTCTTGTTCCACTTCCCAGGACAGGTTCCCTTTCTGTTACTTCTTTTTCAGACAGACGTGAATTCCCAACCGGTTTGGCCGTCCTGGGTACACTGTCAGAATTGAAATCCTCTCTGTTGATGATTACAAAGGACAGGACACTGCTGTTTAGCATCGTCAGTAGCTTTATTGTATTTTCTATGAACTAAAATGACGTCATCTTTTTTCTTGAGCGATTCAAAATAATATGATGTCAGTGTAAAAACTTTACAAATCTgtttatttaaaacaataaGGTTACTGGAATATGTTGCCTTGAGTCATCAGCTGATACTACTTGGATTTTAACATCACCTTCCCGATATGACATGTTTGGCTTTTGTTTCCTTATCAACTAAGGCAGGAGTCTCAGGCAATTTGCTTCCAATTTGTGCATCATTAGCATTAGTAACCACCCTGTTGAAGATTAACCAAAACAGTTTATAACTTAAATTCCTACTATTcaattgttacgggaaagtatcACTGTATCGCTCACCCTTGCTCAATTGCACGATGTAGACGC
This genomic stretch from Pyrus communis chromosome 2, drPyrComm1.1, whole genome shotgun sequence harbors:
- the LOC137726712 gene encoding uncharacterized protein → MYNSESAVDKVTLTNESKSGEFHSKISKRLEQVGSQMCQPSLIGATYLSCGTKGIDTMRLHRAIEQGVVTNANDAQIGSKLPETPALVDKETKAKHVISGREDFNSDSVPRTAKPVGNSRLSEKEVTEREPVLGSGTRKSLHDLRHVEISSSQANPFSLIEKTIKPSAQTCVNPKSMLSSLESMRNSKIITVEGSKLCPDKPAKKKTKLSTLNISKNIVAVKFHRMLLERPAEISKNLQKLLFQSRFAFMRVVWGASLTALLMTIRPLDLVVLARSM